In Deltaproteobacteria bacterium, a single window of DNA contains:
- a CDS encoding response regulator, whose translation SLRTGPSTSLRTGPSTSLRTGPSTSLRTGEEGKGSTFWFTAIFEKQPERRETEIVIPEDIRTQHILVVDDNATNRLVVKEQLRSWGCRFDEASSGAEALDKLRQAVAKENPFDIAIIDMQMPEMNGDTLGRNIKEDPDLMSVSMVMLASVGERGEAARIKEVGFAAYLTKPVKQSQLYDCLTTVADMQRVGKERPSAPIVTGHSISEDQKRNIRILVAEDNVVNQKVALHILENLGYRADAVANGHEAIEALETMAYDLVLMDVQMPEMDGFEATKEIRKKEMSLVTGHSSLVGEKANDESEAPRVPIVAMTAYAMKGDRERCLEAGMDDYTTKPIDSEELLEKIRTWTEQGKEASDIATGGNEKDDPKDKKEDAVPVNLDKALERALGDKEFLENMLEQFTTTLPGQIEALRTALEQGNGETLQQEAHDLKGSAANLSIDEMAAAAFELEQMGREGNLEAGGKVLGELETEVARFEAYVKEIDWSLVE comes from the coding sequence CTTCTGGTTTACGGCAATTTTTGAAAAGCAGCCAGAACGCCGTGAGACCGAAATTGTCATTCCCGAAGACATCCGCACGCAACACATCCTGGTGGTGGACGACAATGCCACGAACCGCCTTGTGGTAAAAGAGCAACTAAGGTCCTGGGGTTGCCGTTTTGACGAGGCCTCAAGCGGGGCAGAGGCACTGGACAAGCTGCGCCAGGCCGTGGCTAAAGAGAACCCTTTTGACATTGCCATCATCGATATGCAGATGCCGGAAATGAATGGAGATACCCTGGGACGAAACATCAAGGAAGACCCGGATCTAATGAGCGTCTCAATGGTCATGCTTGCCTCGGTGGGTGAACGTGGTGAAGCAGCCCGTATAAAGGAGGTCGGTTTTGCCGCCTACCTCACGAAGCCGGTCAAGCAGTCGCAGCTTTATGATTGCCTCACAACAGTGGCGGACATGCAAAGAGTGGGAAAGGAGAGGCCTTCGGCGCCTATTGTCACAGGGCATTCCATTTCCGAGGATCAAAAACGCAACATTCGCATCCTCGTTGCCGAGGATAACGTTGTCAACCAGAAGGTGGCTCTGCACATTCTGGAAAATCTCGGCTATCGGGCCGACGCTGTAGCCAACGGCCATGAGGCTATCGAGGCCCTTGAAACGATGGCTTATGACCTTGTGCTCATGGACGTTCAGATGCCGGAAATGGACGGTTTCGAAGCCACAAAAGAGATCAGGAAAAAGGAGATGTCATTGGTCACCGGTCATTCGTCATTGGTAGGAGAAAAAGCAAATGACGAAAGCGAAGCGCCCCGTGTTCCGATCGTGGCCATGACCGCCTATGCCATGAAGGGCGACAGAGAGCGGTGCCTTGAAGCAGGCATGGACGACTATACCACAAAGCCCATCGATTCTGAGGAATTGTTGGAAAAGATCCGAACGTGGACCGAACAAGGCAAAGAGGCCTCCGATATTGCGACGGGAGGAAATGAGAAAGACGATCCAAAGGACAAGAAAGAAGACGCCGTGCCAGTGAATCTGGACAAGGCCCTTGAACGGGCTCTGGGCGACAAGGAGTTTCTGGAAAATATGCTTGAGCAATTCACGACAACCCTTCCGGGCCAGATAGAAGCGCTGAGGACTGCCCTGGAACAGGGAAACGGGGAAACCCTTCAGCAAGAGGCGCACGACCTGAAAGGGTCCGCAGCCAACCTGAGTATTGACGAAATGGCCGCGGCTGCCTTTGAACTTGAGCAGATGGGCCGTGAAGGGAACCTTGAAGCAGGAGGAAAAGTCCTGGGCGAGTTGGAAACCGAAGTCGCCCGGTTTGAGGCGTATGTAAAGGAGATTGACTGGTCATTGGTTGAGTAG